A genome region from Streptomyces pratensis includes the following:
- a CDS encoding ATP-binding SpoIIE family protein phosphatase — protein MNGGGGRARRLTRRLAAQNGTSRQLHVRRPASAGPPRSERFTTAGRMRWLNEASTRIGTTLDLERTAEELAAYSVPRLADAAAVDLLESVLRGEEGERVTGAAVPVTRAMAVRAIDALDELEPAPVGEVVDRRERRETLLTTECLRNGRPVLVGRMTPEDYERVAPTPSAAEAMRRQGVHSYMAVPLTARGVLLGSADFVRAGGSPPFNRADLELASQLASMAAVFIDNARLYGREREHVVSLQRSLLPRATPHTPGLRVHAHYAPAVDAHGVGGDWYDVVSLPSGRTALVVGDVTGHGLPAAATMGRLRTVARTLMMLDIAPDRLLARLDQATRDLEDDQVATCLCAVYDPADSSYTIASAGHPPPLLVDPDGTARYPDVPVGAPLGAGVIPYDPLRLRGPVGGRLVFYTDGLIKTRTDDVDVQLEGLRASVTAMAPEQLDAGGPLTSPRQDDGRFDEAVMLVAGGHELPPDVWLREWDLPTGGNPASAARKLVREQLARWDLAELADVTELVVSELVGNALRYGGGPGRLRLLRDERLQVELADTGPDLPQIQHAGDSDEGGRGLQLINLLCRRWGSCRTATGKIVWAEQTIPGRGADSPA, from the coding sequence GTGAACGGCGGCGGAGGCCGAGCGAGACGCCTGACCCGTCGGCTGGCCGCGCAGAACGGCACCTCCCGGCAGCTGCACGTCCGCAGGCCGGCATCCGCCGGTCCGCCGAGGAGTGAGCGCTTCACCACGGCGGGCAGGATGCGCTGGCTCAACGAGGCGAGCACCCGGATCGGCACCACACTCGACCTGGAGCGGACGGCCGAGGAACTGGCCGCGTACAGCGTTCCGCGACTGGCCGACGCCGCCGCGGTCGACCTGCTGGAGTCCGTGCTGCGCGGCGAGGAGGGCGAGCGCGTCACCGGCGCTGCGGTGCCCGTCACCCGCGCCATGGCCGTGCGGGCCATCGACGCGCTCGACGAGCTCGAACCCGCCCCGGTGGGGGAGGTGGTCGACCGCCGGGAGCGCCGCGAGACACTGCTGACCACCGAGTGCCTGCGCAACGGCCGTCCCGTGCTGGTCGGCCGGATGACGCCGGAGGACTACGAGCGCGTCGCGCCGACACCGAGCGCAGCGGAGGCCATGCGCCGGCAGGGCGTCCACAGCTACATGGCCGTGCCGCTGACCGCCCGCGGTGTCCTGCTGGGCTCCGCCGACTTCGTGCGCGCCGGCGGCAGCCCGCCCTTCAACCGTGCCGATCTGGAGCTGGCCTCCCAACTCGCCTCCATGGCAGCCGTTTTCATAGACAACGCCCGTCTCTACGGGCGTGAGCGCGAGCATGTCGTCTCGCTCCAGCGGTCCCTGCTCCCGCGCGCCACGCCGCACACCCCCGGCCTGCGGGTGCACGCCCACTACGCGCCGGCCGTCGACGCGCACGGGGTGGGCGGCGACTGGTACGACGTGGTGTCGCTCCCCAGCGGGCGTACGGCTCTGGTCGTCGGCGACGTCACCGGCCACGGCCTGCCCGCCGCCGCCACGATGGGCCGGCTGCGGACCGTCGCCCGTACGCTCATGATGCTGGACATCGCCCCCGACCGGCTGCTGGCCCGGCTCGACCAGGCCACCCGCGACCTGGAGGACGACCAGGTCGCCACATGCCTGTGCGCTGTCTACGATCCGGCGGACTCCAGTTACACGATCGCGAGCGCCGGTCACCCGCCGCCGCTGCTGGTGGACCCGGACGGGACCGCCCGCTATCCCGACGTGCCGGTCGGGGCGCCGCTGGGCGCCGGGGTCATCCCCTACGACCCGCTGCGACTGCGCGGCCCGGTGGGCGGCCGACTGGTGTTCTACACCGACGGCCTGATCAAGACACGCACCGACGACGTGGACGTACAGCTGGAAGGGCTGCGCGCCTCCGTGACGGCGATGGCGCCCGAGCAGCTCGACGCGGGCGGGCCGCTCACCTCGCCCAGACAGGACGACGGCCGGTTCGACGAGGCGGTGATGCTGGTCGCGGGGGGCCACGAGCTGCCCCCCGACGTGTGGTTGCGGGAGTGGGACCTGCCCACGGGCGGCAACCCGGCCTCCGCCGCGCGCAAGCTGGTCAGGGAACAGCTCGCGCGGTGGGACCTGGCCGAACTCGCCGACGTGACCGAGCTGGTGGTCAGCGAACTGGTGGGCAACGCCCTGCGTTACGGCGGCGGCCCCGGCCGGCTCCGGCTGCTGCGCGACGAGCGGCTCCAGGTGGAGCTGGCCGACACCGGGCCCGACCTCCCGCAGATCCAGCACGCCGGTGACAGCGACGAGGGGGGCCGTGGGCTCCAGCTCATCAACCTGCTGTGCCGCCGGTGGGGTTCGTGCCGCACGGCGACCGGGAAGATCGTCTGGGCCGAGCAGACCATCCCCGGCCGGGGC
- the glgP gene encoding alpha-glucan family phosphorylase, with protein MKAIRRFTVRPVLPEPLRPLSDLARNLRWSWHTETQQLFRAADPEGWRPADADPVRLLGAVSAARLTELAGDQHFLRRLTEVSEDLRDYLGGPRWYQDQLGQGVELPEAVAYFSPEFGVTAALPQYSGGLGILAGDHLKAASDLGVPLIGVGLLYRHGYFRQSLSRDGWQQEHYPVLDPNELPLTLLREPDGTPSRVVLALPGGRSLYASVWQAQVGRVPLLLLDSDVEENAPGERDVTDRLYGGGSDHRLLQEMLLGIGGVRAVRTYCRLTGHPAPEVFHTNEGHAGFLGLERIRELSDTGLDFDAALEVVRAGAVFTTHTPVPAGIDRFDRQLVARHFGDDGELPGVGVERILRLGMETYDGGEPGLFNMAVMGLRLAQRANGVSTLHGAVSREMFSGLWPGFDPSEVPITSVTNGVHAPTWVAPEVLRLGAGTSGAGRAANAPAGTRAGAGTGVGRGAGGDDGTADAPGRWDALAAVPDREIWDLRRGLREQLVTEVRKRLHASWRGRGAGTAELGWIDGVLDPDVLTIGFARRVPSYKRLTLMLHDRDRLRELLLHPTHPIQIVVAGKAHPADDGGKRLVQELVRFSDDPRVRHRIVFLPDYGMGMAQKLYPGCDVWLNNPLRPLEACGTSGMKAALNGCLNLSVRDGWWDEWFEPDFGWAIPTADGSATDEERRDELEANALYALIEDRVAPRFYDRNADDLPERWIEMVRRTLVTLGPKVLAGRMVREYVERLYSPAAQSRRALEPEAARALASWKAGIRAAWPQVAVDHVEATADTVVGGSAELGSTLALRVRIALGGLDPEDVEVQVVAGRVDSGDGIADARTFPLKPAGGHDLEGRWLYEGPLALDRTGPYGYTVRVLPSHPLLASGAELGLVAVPNASTGDGGGVLLR; from the coding sequence GTGAAGGCCATTCGTCGATTCACCGTGCGTCCCGTCCTCCCCGAACCCCTTCGACCGCTCAGCGACCTCGCCCGCAACCTGCGCTGGTCCTGGCACACCGAGACCCAACAGCTCTTCCGGGCGGCCGACCCTGAGGGCTGGCGGCCCGCGGACGCCGACCCCGTGCGTCTGCTCGGCGCCGTCTCCGCGGCACGCCTCACCGAGCTGGCTGGTGACCAGCACTTCCTGCGCCGGCTCACGGAGGTGTCCGAGGACCTCCGGGACTACCTCGGCGGCCCGAGGTGGTACCAGGACCAGCTCGGCCAGGGCGTGGAGCTCCCTGAGGCCGTCGCCTACTTCTCACCCGAATTCGGGGTCACCGCCGCCCTGCCCCAGTACTCGGGCGGGCTGGGCATCCTGGCCGGTGACCACCTGAAGGCCGCCAGCGATCTGGGCGTGCCGCTCATCGGCGTCGGCCTGCTCTACCGGCACGGATACTTCCGCCAGAGCCTGTCCCGGGACGGCTGGCAACAGGAGCACTACCCCGTCCTGGACCCCAACGAGCTGCCGCTCACGCTCCTGCGGGAGCCCGACGGCACCCCCAGCAGGGTGGTGCTCGCCCTGCCCGGCGGCCGCTCGCTGTACGCCTCCGTCTGGCAGGCCCAGGTCGGGCGCGTCCCGCTGCTGCTCCTCGACTCCGACGTCGAGGAGAACGCACCGGGGGAACGCGATGTCACCGACCGGCTCTACGGCGGCGGCAGCGACCACCGGCTGCTTCAGGAGATGCTGCTCGGCATCGGCGGTGTGCGCGCCGTTCGCACCTATTGCAGGCTGACCGGGCACCCCGCCCCCGAGGTGTTCCACACCAACGAGGGGCACGCCGGATTCCTCGGCCTGGAGAGGATCAGGGAACTCTCCGACACCGGGCTGGACTTCGACGCCGCGCTGGAGGTCGTGCGGGCCGGGGCCGTCTTCACCACGCACACCCCGGTCCCCGCCGGGATAGACCGTTTCGACCGCCAGCTCGTGGCCCGTCACTTCGGCGACGACGGCGAGCTGCCGGGCGTCGGCGTCGAGAGGATCCTGCGCCTCGGGATGGAGACGTACGACGGTGGCGAGCCCGGCCTCTTCAACATGGCGGTGATGGGGCTGCGGCTCGCGCAGCGTGCCAACGGGGTCTCCACCCTGCACGGAGCCGTCAGCCGGGAGATGTTCTCCGGGCTGTGGCCGGGATTCGACCCCTCCGAGGTGCCGATCACCTCCGTGACCAACGGGGTGCACGCCCCGACCTGGGTAGCTCCCGAGGTTCTGCGCCTCGGAGCCGGGACCTCCGGGGCCGGGCGGGCCGCGAACGCCCCCGCCGGAACCCGAGCCGGAGCCGGAACCGGGGTGGGCCGCGGGGCCGGGGGCGACGACGGGACGGCGGACGCCCCGGGACGCTGGGACGCGCTGGCCGCCGTCCCCGACCGGGAGATCTGGGACCTGCGCCGGGGGCTGCGCGAACAGCTCGTCACCGAGGTGCGCAAGCGGCTCCACGCGTCCTGGCGCGGACGCGGCGCGGGCACCGCCGAACTGGGCTGGATCGACGGTGTGCTCGACCCGGACGTGCTGACCATCGGCTTCGCCCGCCGGGTGCCCTCGTACAAGCGGCTGACCCTCATGCTGCACGACCGTGACCGGCTGCGGGAGCTGCTGCTCCACCCGACGCACCCGATCCAGATCGTCGTCGCGGGGAAGGCGCACCCCGCCGACGACGGCGGCAAACGGCTGGTCCAGGAGCTGGTGCGCTTCTCGGACGACCCGCGGGTGCGCCACCGCATCGTCTTCCTGCCGGACTACGGCATGGGGATGGCGCAGAAGCTCTACCCCGGCTGCGACGTCTGGCTCAACAACCCGCTGCGTCCCCTGGAGGCCTGCGGCACCAGTGGGATGAAGGCAGCGCTCAACGGCTGCCTGAACCTCTCGGTTCGCGACGGCTGGTGGGACGAGTGGTTCGAGCCCGACTTCGGCTGGGCGATCCCCACCGCCGACGGCTCCGCCACCGACGAGGAGCGGCGCGACGAGCTGGAGGCGAACGCCCTCTACGCGCTGATCGAGGACCGGGTCGCCCCCCGATTCTACGACCGCAACGCGGACGACCTTCCCGAGCGGTGGATCGAGATGGTCCGCCGCACCCTGGTCACCCTCGGCCCGAAGGTCCTCGCGGGCCGCATGGTGCGTGAGTACGTCGAAAGGCTCTACTCTCCCGCCGCGCAGTCCCGCAGGGCCCTGGAGCCCGAGGCGGCCCGCGCGCTCGCCTCCTGGAAGGCCGGGATCCGTGCGGCCTGGCCGCAGGTGGCGGTCGACCACGTGGAGGCGACCGCCGACACGGTCGTCGGCGGCTCCGCCGAGCTGGGGTCCACCCTGGCGCTGCGGGTCCGCATCGCCCTGGGCGGCCTCGACCCCGAGGACGTGGAGGTGCAGGTGGTCGCGGGGCGGGTCGACTCCGGGGACGGGATCGCGGACGCCCGGACGTTCCCGCTGAAGCCGGCCGGCGGTCACGACCTGGAGGGCCGCTGGCTGTACGAGGGCCCGCTCGCCCTCGACCGTACGGGTCCCTACGGCTACACCGTGCGTGTCCTGCCCTCGCATCCCCTGCTCGCCTCGGGCGCGGAACTCGGCCTGGTCGCCGTGCCGAACGCCTCCACGGGCGACGGCGGCGGGGTGCTCCTGCGCTGA
- a CDS encoding alpha-1,4-glucan--maltose-1-phosphate maltosyltransferase has product MIGRIPVLDVRPLVDCGRRPAKAVAGETFEVSATVFREGHDAVAANVVLYDANGRPGPWTPMRELAPGTDRWGADVTPGSEGAWTYTVEAWSDPVTTWRAHAQIKIPAGIDTALVLDEGAELYARAAEGVPKKDGREAVLAAVDALRDTSRPAGSRLAAALTPEVDEALGRHPLRELVTASRPLPLTVERRRALYGSWYELFPRSEGAGQEPVAPPEPARKPRAAKATKTAAATTRKKSPAVTAEIPQPSTRTVSGTFRTAAERLPAVAAMGFDVVYLPPVHPIGTTHRKGPDNSLTPGADDPGVPWAIGSAEGGHDAVHPDLGTLDDFDHFVATARTLRMEIALDFALQCSPDHPWVSEHPEWFHHRLDGSIAYAENPPKKYQDIYPIAFDKDLRGIVTETVRILRFWMEHGVRIFRVDNPHTKPVVFWEKVIADINRTDPDVIFLAEAFTRPAMMRTLAAVGFQQSYTYFTWRNTKQELTEYVTELSGESSSYMRPNFFVNTPDILPGYLQEGGRPAFEARAVLAATLSPSWGVYAGFELCENTPVRPGSEEYQNSEKYQLRPRDWESAEREGRSLAPLITSLNRIRRRHPALQQLRDVHFHSVDNEALIAYSKRSGSDIVLVVVNLDPHHTQEATVSLDMPRLGLDWHESVPVRDELTGDTYHWGRSFYVRLEPGVKPAHIVVLRPSPPTGGSPTP; this is encoded by the coding sequence ATGATCGGTCGCATTCCCGTCCTGGACGTCCGTCCGCTCGTCGACTGCGGCAGACGGCCCGCCAAAGCCGTCGCGGGCGAGACCTTCGAGGTCAGCGCCACCGTCTTCCGCGAAGGCCACGACGCCGTGGCCGCCAACGTCGTCCTGTACGACGCGAACGGACGGCCCGGCCCCTGGACGCCGATGCGCGAACTCGCTCCCGGCACGGACCGCTGGGGCGCCGATGTCACCCCCGGCTCCGAGGGTGCCTGGACGTACACCGTCGAGGCGTGGAGCGACCCCGTCACCACTTGGCGCGCACACGCGCAGATCAAGATCCCGGCGGGCATCGACACCGCCCTCGTCCTCGACGAGGGGGCCGAGCTGTACGCCCGCGCCGCCGAGGGCGTACCCAAGAAGGACGGTCGCGAGGCCGTGCTCGCCGCCGTCGACGCGCTGCGTGACACGAGCCGCCCTGCGGGCTCCAGGCTCGCGGCGGCGCTGACCCCCGAGGTGGACGAGGCGCTCGGCCGCCACCCCCTGCGCGAACTGGTCACCGCGTCCCGGCCGCTGCCGCTGACCGTCGAACGCCGGCGCGCCCTGTACGGCTCCTGGTACGAGCTGTTCCCGCGCTCCGAGGGTGCGGGGCAGGAGCCGGTGGCTCCCCCTGAGCCCGCGCGGAAACCGCGCGCGGCCAAGGCGACGAAGACCGCCGCCGCCACCACACGGAAGAAGAGCCCCGCGGTCACGGCGGAGATCCCACAGCCTTCCACCAGGACCGTCAGCGGCACCTTCCGGACCGCCGCCGAGCGGCTGCCCGCCGTCGCCGCGATGGGATTCGACGTCGTCTACCTCCCGCCGGTCCACCCCATCGGCACCACCCACCGCAAGGGCCCGGACAACAGCCTCACTCCAGGGGCGGACGACCCGGGCGTGCCCTGGGCGATCGGTTCGGCCGAGGGCGGCCACGACGCCGTCCATCCGGATCTCGGCACGCTCGACGACTTCGACCACTTCGTGGCGACGGCCCGCACGCTGCGGATGGAGATCGCGCTGGACTTCGCCCTCCAGTGCTCCCCGGACCACCCCTGGGTGAGTGAGCATCCGGAGTGGTTCCACCACCGCCTCGACGGGTCCATCGCGTACGCCGAGAATCCACCCAAGAAGTACCAGGACATCTACCCGATCGCGTTCGACAAGGACCTGCGCGGGATCGTCACGGAGACCGTGCGCATCCTGCGGTTCTGGATGGAGCACGGCGTACGGATCTTCCGGGTCGACAATCCGCACACCAAGCCGGTGGTCTTCTGGGAGAAGGTGATCGCCGACATCAACCGCACGGACCCGGACGTGATCTTCCTGGCGGAGGCCTTCACCCGCCCCGCGATGATGCGGACACTGGCCGCGGTCGGCTTCCAGCAGTCGTACACGTACTTCACCTGGCGTAACACGAAGCAGGAACTCACCGAGTACGTGACCGAGCTCTCGGGCGAGAGTTCCTCGTACATGCGGCCCAACTTCTTCGTGAACACGCCCGACATTCTTCCCGGTTACCTCCAGGAGGGCGGCCGTCCCGCCTTCGAGGCCCGGGCCGTGCTGGCCGCGACGCTGTCCCCCTCCTGGGGCGTGTACGCGGGCTTCGAGCTGTGCGAGAACACCCCGGTGCGTCCCGGGAGCGAGGAGTACCAGAACTCCGAGAAGTACCAACTCAGGCCCAGGGACTGGGAATCGGCGGAACGTGAGGGCCGCTCGCTCGCCCCCCTGATCACCTCCCTCAACCGGATCCGACGTCGCCATCCGGCGCTCCAGCAACTGCGCGACGTCCACTTCCACTCGGTCGACAACGAGGCGCTGATCGCATACAGCAAGCGCTCCGGTTCGGACATCGTTCTGGTGGTCGTCAACCTCGACCCTCACCACACCCAGGAGGCCACGGTCTCGTTGGACATGCCGCGTCTCGGCCTCGACTGGCACGAGAGCGTGCCGGTGCGCGACGAGCTCACCGGCGACACCTATCACTGGGGCAGGTCCTTCTATGTGCGTCTGGAGCCGGGCGTGAAGCCCGCGCACATCGTGGTCCTGCGACCGTCCCCGCCGACCGGAGGGTCACCCACACCATGA